The Flaviramulus sp. BrNp1-15 genome has a window encoding:
- a CDS encoding ABC transporter permease has protein sequence MFKILKYSFYDLMRSRWSYVYFGFYLLLGIVLLFLNNDLSKAVITLMNVIIILVPLIGTIFGVMYYYNSKEFTELLLAQPLKRSSIFLGQYLGVSLSLSMSLILGLGIPFMFYGLFRSNAIWDFSLLLITGVFLTLIFTALAFNIALTNENKIKGFGYAILLWLFLAIIYDGIFLMSLIVFEEYPLDKLSLIGTMLNPIDLSRTLILLKLDISALLGYTGAIFKQFFGTNFGLVVSFIMLLIWIILPIIRIAVKSRKKDF, from the coding sequence ATGTTTAAAATATTAAAATATAGTTTTTATGATTTAATGCGTAGCCGTTGGAGTTATGTATACTTCGGTTTTTATTTATTATTAGGTATTGTGCTTTTGTTTTTAAATAACGATTTATCAAAAGCCGTAATTACCCTAATGAATGTTATTATAATTCTTGTGCCTTTAATAGGAACCATTTTTGGTGTTATGTATTATTACAATTCCAAAGAATTTACAGAACTACTTTTAGCGCAACCTTTAAAACGATCTTCCATATTTTTAGGTCAGTATTTAGGAGTATCACTATCGCTTTCTATGAGTTTAATTTTAGGCTTAGGCATACCATTTATGTTTTATGGCTTGTTTAGAAGCAATGCCATTTGGGACTTTTCATTATTATTAATTACAGGTGTGTTTTTAACTTTAATATTTACCGCACTAGCTTTTAACATAGCATTAACTAACGAAAACAAGATTAAAGGATTTGGATACGCTATACTTTTATGGCTGTTTTTAGCTATTATATATGATGGTATATTTTTAATGTCTTTAATAGTTTTTGAAGAATATCCATTAGATAAATTATCATTAATTGGCACTATGCTTAATCCCATAGATTTATCTAGAACTCTAATTTTATTAAAGTTGGATATTTCTGCACTCTTAGGTTATACTGGCGCTATATTTAAACAGTTTTTTGGAACAAACTTTGGGTTAGTAGTTTCGTTTATTATGTTATTAATTTGGATTATTTTACCAATTATTAGAATTGCAGTAAAATCAAGAAAAAAAGATTTTTAA
- a CDS encoding ABC transporter ATP-binding protein, with protein MVDIQNLYKKFGKNQVLCGLDLTINEGGIFAVLGPNGSGKTTLIKSILGMVIPNKGNITVLGENIKKNSEYRHKIDYLPQIANFPSNLKVRELIRMIKDLRGNTTKDEKLIELFKLEPFLDKKLGNLSGGTKQKVNIVLTFMFDCPLIILDEPTTGLDPISLIRLKDLIQAEKAKGKTILITSHIMSFVEEVSDEIVFLLEGKIYFKGSISELKSKTNQPDFEHAIASILTENHV; from the coding sequence ATGGTAGATATTCAAAATTTATATAAAAAATTTGGTAAAAACCAGGTACTATGTGGTTTAGATTTAACTATTAATGAAGGTGGAATTTTTGCAGTTCTTGGACCAAATGGCTCTGGAAAAACAACATTAATAAAATCTATTTTGGGTATGGTTATACCTAATAAAGGTAATATTACTGTACTTGGAGAAAACATAAAAAAAAACTCAGAATACAGACATAAAATTGATTATTTACCTCAAATAGCAAACTTTCCAAGCAATTTAAAGGTAAGAGAATTAATAAGAATGATTAAAGATTTAAGAGGTAACACCACTAAAGATGAAAAGCTTATCGAGCTTTTTAAACTAGAACCTTTTTTAGATAAAAAGCTGGGTAATCTTTCTGGTGGTACCAAACAAAAAGTAAATATAGTTTTAACGTTTATGTTTGATTGCCCTTTAATTATTTTAGATGAGCCCACCACAGGACTAGACCCTATTTCTTTAATAAGACTAAAAGATTTAATTCAAGCCGAAAAAGCTAAAGGAAAAACCATTTTAATCACTTCTCATATTATGAGTTTTGTTGAAGAAGTTTCAGATGAAATTGTATTTCTTTTAGAAGGGAAAATATACTTTAAAGGCTCTATTTCAGAATTAAAATCAAAAACAAATCAACCCGATTTCGAACATGCGATAGCATCAATACTAACAGAAAATCATGTTTAA
- a CDS encoding nitrous oxide reductase accessory protein NosL, with the protein MQTLKHYYIYALLLFLFNCNVSPKAIDYGNDGCHFCKMTIVDKVHAAEIVTKKGKVYKFDATECMVNFLEEFDTNEIELYLSNNYNEPEALINATKATFLISKNVPSPMGAFLSAFKTKEDAEKVQAIKGGNLYTWDEILAKFKD; encoded by the coding sequence ATGCAAACACTAAAACACTATTATATTTACGCATTACTACTTTTTCTTTTTAATTGTAATGTATCTCCAAAGGCTATAGACTATGGAAATGATGGATGCCATTTTTGTAAAATGACTATTGTAGACAAAGTACATGCCGCAGAAATTGTTACAAAAAAAGGTAAAGTTTATAAATTTGATGCCACAGAATGCATGGTTAATTTCTTAGAAGAATTCGATACGAATGAAATAGAATTATACCTGTCCAACAATTATAATGAACCTGAAGCCTTAATTAATGCCACAAAAGCTACATTCTTAATAAGTAAAAATGTCCCTAGCCCAATGGGTGCTTTTCTATCGGCTTTTAAAACTAAAGAAGATGCAGAAAAAGTTCAAGCCATAAAAGGAGGCAATTTATATACATGGGATGAAATACTAGCAAAATTTAAAGACTAG
- a CDS encoding polyprenyl synthetase family protein, translated as MLSIEKYQQIFVEYLEGYSTIKEPKNLYQPIEYILSLGGKRLRPVLTLMTADIFEGNYKTALDAALSIEVFHNFSLVHDDIMDDAPLRRGQKTVHEKWDINTGILSGDAMLIMAYQLFENYDAETFQALAKLFSKTAIEVCEGQQYDVDFETRNDVTIPEYLKMIEYKTAVLVGAAMKMGAIVAKASKNDQNSIYEFGKNLGIAFQLQDDYLDAFGNPETFGKQVGGDIIENKKTYLYLKALEFLNETDKKELSQLFSSNPEDVSSKIEKAKQLFKSSGSAEATKKAIQEYTNQAFAVLESLNISSEKKNVLKDFGNSLMNRTV; from the coding sequence ATGCTATCTATAGAAAAATACCAGCAAATTTTTGTTGAATATCTTGAAGGCTATTCAACAATAAAAGAACCCAAAAACCTTTATCAACCCATTGAATATATATTAAGTTTAGGAGGTAAAAGACTTAGACCAGTTTTAACTTTAATGACAGCTGATATATTTGAAGGTAATTACAAAACTGCTTTAGATGCAGCGTTGAGTATAGAGGTATTTCACAATTTTTCATTAGTTCATGATGATATTATGGATGATGCGCCTTTGCGACGTGGACAAAAAACAGTGCACGAGAAATGGGATATTAACACCGGAATTCTTTCTGGAGATGCGATGCTAATAATGGCGTATCAACTTTTTGAGAATTATGATGCTGAAACATTTCAAGCTTTAGCAAAATTATTTAGCAAAACAGCTATTGAGGTTTGTGAAGGTCAGCAATATGATGTTGATTTTGAAACTAGAAATGATGTTACTATTCCTGAATATTTAAAAATGATTGAATATAAAACAGCAGTTTTAGTTGGTGCAGCTATGAAAATGGGTGCTATTGTTGCTAAAGCTTCTAAAAATGACCAAAATAGTATTTATGAGTTTGGGAAAAATTTAGGAATAGCGTTTCAATTACAAGATGATTATTTAGATGCTTTTGGTAATCCTGAAACCTTTGGAAAACAAGTTGGAGGTGATATTATAGAGAATAAAAAAACATATTTGTATTTAAAAGCATTAGAGTTTTTAAATGAAACAGATAAAAAAGAATTGAGTCAATTATTTTCATCAAATCCTGAAGATGTTTCAAGTAAAATTGAAAAAGCAAAACAGTTGTTTAAATCATCGGGTTCTGCAGAAGCAACAAAAAAAGCTATTCAAGAATATACAAATCAAGCATTTGCTGTTTTAGAATCTTTGAATATCTCTTCAGAAAAGAAAAACGTACTTAAAGATTTTGGAAATAGCCTAATGAATAGAACTGTTTAA
- a CDS encoding nitrous oxide reductase family maturation protein NosD, with protein MASTTIAQTIAQTIEVCHSCPTSTLQSAITQAKDFDTILVKKGSYKEYNIVVNKPLTIIGENYPVIDGELKGEIITIVSDNVTIDGLFIINVGTSYTEDYAAIRVIKSKNFIIQNVVLEKLFFGIYLEKSSYGKVFHNKIIGDAIEEYNSGNGIQLWYSNHIEIEHNYVEHVRDGIYLEFSDDCLIKNNVSAENLRYGLHFMFSNDDIYQDNTFENNGAGVAVMFSKKIKMYNNTFKKNWGTASYGMLLKEINDAEIIGNTFEENTIGINIEGSNRITYKNNNFTNNGWAIKVRGACYSNKFIENNFLYNSFDIAYNSKVNDNVFDRNFWSNYTGYDLDKNGVGDTPYRPVKLFSYIVNRTPETIILLRSLFIDIIDFSEKVSPVFTPDNLLDNNPLTKKITW; from the coding sequence ATGGCTAGCACAACTATTGCTCAAACTATTGCTCAAACTATTGAGGTATGCCATTCTTGCCCAACTTCAACTTTACAAAGTGCCATTACACAAGCTAAAGATTTTGATACTATTCTTGTAAAAAAAGGCTCTTATAAAGAGTACAATATTGTTGTAAATAAACCACTCACTATTATTGGAGAAAACTACCCAGTAATTGATGGAGAGTTAAAAGGTGAAATAATTACAATTGTTTCAGACAATGTAACAATCGATGGTTTATTCATCATTAATGTTGGAACTAGTTATACTGAAGATTATGCAGCTATTCGTGTTATAAAGAGCAAAAACTTTATTATTCAAAATGTAGTATTAGAAAAATTGTTTTTTGGTATTTATCTTGAAAAATCAAGCTACGGGAAAGTATTTCACAACAAAATTATTGGAGATGCCATTGAAGAATACAACTCTGGAAATGGCATACAATTATGGTACAGCAATCATATAGAAATAGAACATAACTATGTAGAACATGTTCGTGATGGAATTTATCTAGAGTTTTCTGATGATTGTTTAATCAAGAATAATGTAAGTGCAGAAAATTTGCGTTATGGTTTACATTTTATGTTTTCTAATGATGACATTTACCAAGACAACACTTTTGAAAATAACGGAGCAGGGGTTGCTGTTATGTTTTCAAAAAAAATTAAAATGTATAATAATACCTTTAAAAAAAATTGGGGAACGGCATCTTATGGTATGCTTTTAAAAGAAATTAATGATGCAGAAATTATTGGTAATACTTTTGAAGAAAACACTATAGGAATAAACATAGAAGGCTCAAACAGAATAACCTATAAAAACAACAACTTTACCAATAATGGTTGGGCTATTAAAGTTCGTGGTGCTTGCTATTCAAATAAATTTATTGAAAATAATTTCCTTTACAATTCTTTTGATATTGCTTATAACAGTAAAGTAAATGATAATGTTTTTGATAGAAATTTCTGGAGTAATTACACCGGGTACGATTTAGATAAAAACGGTGTTGGAGACACGCCTTACAGACCTGTAAAACTATTCTCGTATATTGTAAATCGAACACCAGAAACCATTATTTTATTGCGTAGTTTATTTATAGATATTATAGATTTTTCTGAAAAAGTATCTCCTGTATTTACACCAGATAATTTGCTAGACAACAATCCGCTAACTAAAAAAATAACATGGTAG